A genomic segment from Streptomyces sp. NBC_01233 encodes:
- the pdxT gene encoding pyridoxal 5'-phosphate synthase glutaminase subunit PdxT yields the protein MTNTPVIGVLALQGDVREHLIALAAADAVARPVRRPEELAEVDALVIPGGESTTMSKLAVLFGMLEPLRERVAAGMPVYGTCAGMIMLADKLLDGREDQETLGGIDMIVRRNAFGRQNESFEAKIDFAGIESGPVEGVFIRAPWVESVGAAAEVLATYDGHTVAVRQGNVLATSFHPELTGDDRVHAYFVDMVRAGL from the coding sequence ATGACGAACACCCCCGTCATAGGTGTCCTGGCTCTTCAGGGCGACGTACGGGAGCACCTGATCGCCCTGGCCGCGGCGGACGCCGTGGCCAGGCCGGTCCGGCGTCCCGAGGAGCTCGCCGAGGTCGACGCCCTGGTGATCCCCGGCGGCGAGTCCACGACCATGTCGAAGCTCGCCGTGCTGTTCGGCATGCTGGAGCCGCTGCGCGAGCGCGTGGCCGCCGGCATGCCCGTGTACGGCACCTGCGCCGGCATGATCATGCTGGCCGACAAGCTCCTGGACGGCCGCGAGGACCAGGAGACCCTGGGCGGCATCGACATGATCGTCCGCCGCAACGCCTTCGGCCGCCAGAACGAGTCCTTCGAGGCCAAGATCGACTTCGCGGGCATCGAGAGCGGCCCGGTCGAGGGCGTCTTCATCCGCGCCCCGTGGGTCGAGTCCGTCGGCGCCGCCGCCGAGGTGCTCGCCACGTACGACGGCCACACCGTCGCCGTGCGCCAGGGCAACGTCCTCGCGACCTCGTTCCACCCCGAGCTGACCGGAGACGACCGGGTTCACGCCTACTTCGTCGACATGGTGCGCGCGGGGCTGTAA
- a CDS encoding IS110 family transposase — protein MEESREDHDDGSVARVAAIDIAKASGMVCLRVPHDTIEGRRVQQVWTVASTTNAILELGDRLVCQGVQRVVMEATGSYWRPFFYLLEARGLECWLVNARDVKNVPGRPKTDKLDAVWLAKLAERGMVRASFVPPKPVRQLRDLTRTRTVFIQERTRHKHRVDKALQDAQIKLSDVVSDLFGLSGRAMLDALAAGERNPRALADLAKGSLVKKKPALAEALTGQFEEHHGRLLGVLLGTIDHLTAQVRELDRLIADLMEQTRAPHDGTGTGPPRTDDTSTSSARDAVTARELAERLDAVPGIGPATAQIILAEIGLDMSRFPTPEHLVSWAKLCPRTIQSGAKNTTGPAGKGNPWLKGALGEAANAAARTDTFLGARYRRIVKRRGHAKALVAVARSILVITWHLINDPDARYQELGADWHQRHLNPARKTRDLVRQLQALGHQVTLAAPTTAA, from the coding sequence ATGGAGGAGTCCAGGGAGGACCACGACGACGGAAGTGTTGCCCGGGTCGCGGCGATCGACATCGCCAAGGCGTCCGGGATGGTGTGTCTGCGCGTCCCGCACGACACCATTGAAGGCCGGCGCGTCCAGCAGGTCTGGACGGTCGCGTCCACCACGAACGCGATCCTCGAGCTCGGCGACCGGCTGGTCTGCCAGGGTGTCCAGCGGGTGGTGATGGAGGCGACGGGCTCGTACTGGCGGCCCTTCTTCTACCTCTTGGAGGCCCGTGGCCTGGAATGTTGGCTGGTCAACGCCCGCGATGTGAAGAACGTCCCGGGCCGGCCGAAGACCGACAAGCTGGACGCGGTCTGGCTGGCCAAGCTCGCCGAACGCGGCATGGTCCGCGCTTCGTTCGTACCGCCCAAGCCGGTCCGGCAGCTACGGGACCTCACCCGCACCCGCACGGTCTTCATCCAGGAACGCACCCGGCACAAGCACCGGGTGGACAAGGCCCTGCAGGACGCGCAGATCAAGCTGTCCGACGTTGTCTCGGACCTCTTCGGCCTCTCCGGCCGGGCCATGCTCGACGCCCTGGCCGCCGGTGAACGCAACCCCCGAGCTCTGGCGGATCTCGCCAAGGGGAGCCTGGTGAAGAAGAAGCCGGCCCTGGCCGAGGCACTCACCGGGCAGTTCGAAGAACATCACGGCCGCCTGCTGGGAGTGTTGCTGGGCACCATCGACCACCTCACCGCGCAGGTCCGGGAACTCGACCGGCTGATCGCCGACCTCATGGAACAGACCAGGGCCCCGCACGACGGCACCGGAACCGGACCGCCCCGCACAGACGACACCAGCACGTCGTCAGCCCGTGACGCTGTGACCGCGCGGGAACTGGCCGAGCGTCTGGACGCGGTCCCCGGCATCGGACCGGCCACCGCCCAGATCATCCTCGCCGAGATCGGCTTGGACATGAGCCGCTTCCCCACCCCCGAGCACCTGGTCTCCTGGGCGAAGCTGTGCCCCCGCACGATCCAGTCCGGAGCGAAGAACACCACCGGCCCAGCCGGCAAAGGCAACCCCTGGCTCAAGGGCGCCCTCGGCGAGGCCGCCAACGCCGCCGCCCGCACCGACACCTTCCTCGGCGCCCGCTACCGCAGGATCGTCAAACGCCGCGGCCACGCCAAAGCCCTCGTCGCCGTCGCCCGCTCGATACTCGTCATCACCTGGCACCTGATCAACGACCCCGACGCCCGCTACCAGGAACTCGGCGCCGACTGGCACCAGCGACATCTCAACCCCGCCCGCAAGACCCGCGACCTCGTCCGCCAGCTCCAGGCCCTCGGCCACCAGGTCACCCTCGCCGCCCCCACTACTGCGGCCTGA
- a CDS encoding glycosyltransferase family 4 protein, which yields MKIGIVCPYSWDVPGGVQFHIRDLAEHLIRLGHEVSVLAPADDETPLPPYVVSAGRAVPVPYNGSVARLNFGFLSAARVRRWLHDGTFDVIHIHEPASPSLGLLSCWAAQGPIVATFHTSNPRSRAMIAAYPILQPALEKISARIAVSEYARRTLVEHLGGDAVVIPNGVDVDFFAKADPNPDWSGQTLGFIGRIDEPRKGLPVLMEAFPKIVEACPDVRLLVAGRGDEEEAVASLPAELRRRVEFLGMVSDEDKARLLRSVDVYVAPNTGGESFGIILVEALSAGAAVLASDLDAFAQVLDQGGAGDLFANENADALATAAITLLRDPARRARLSASGSAHVRRFDWSTVGADILAVYETVTDGAAAVAEDDRSTSLRTRLGFSRDTSS from the coding sequence GTGAAGATCGGCATCGTGTGCCCCTACTCGTGGGACGTGCCGGGTGGCGTCCAGTTCCACATCCGGGATCTGGCCGAGCACCTGATCCGTCTCGGCCACGAGGTGTCGGTCCTGGCCCCGGCGGACGACGAGACCCCACTGCCGCCCTACGTGGTCTCGGCGGGACGGGCGGTGCCGGTGCCCTACAACGGCTCGGTGGCCCGCCTCAACTTCGGGTTCCTCTCCGCCGCGCGCGTACGGCGCTGGCTGCACGACGGCACCTTCGACGTGATCCACATCCACGAGCCGGCGTCGCCCTCGCTGGGGCTGCTGTCCTGCTGGGCCGCGCAGGGCCCGATCGTGGCCACCTTCCACACCTCGAACCCGCGCTCGCGCGCCATGATCGCGGCGTACCCGATCCTCCAGCCGGCGCTGGAGAAGATCAGCGCGCGGATCGCGGTGAGCGAGTACGCGCGGCGCACGCTGGTGGAGCACCTCGGCGGCGACGCGGTCGTCATCCCCAACGGGGTCGACGTGGACTTCTTCGCCAAGGCCGACCCGAACCCCGACTGGTCCGGGCAGACCCTGGGCTTCATCGGCCGCATCGACGAGCCGCGCAAGGGCCTTCCGGTGCTGATGGAGGCCTTCCCGAAGATCGTGGAGGCCTGCCCGGACGTCCGGCTGCTCGTCGCCGGCCGCGGCGACGAGGAGGAGGCGGTGGCCTCGCTGCCCGCGGAACTCCGCCGACGGGTCGAGTTCCTCGGCATGGTCTCGGACGAGGACAAGGCACGGCTGCTGCGCAGCGTGGACGTGTACGTCGCCCCGAACACCGGCGGCGAGAGCTTCGGCATCATCCTGGTCGAGGCCCTGTCGGCGGGCGCCGCGGTCCTGGCATCGGACCTGGACGCCTTCGCGCAGGTCCTGGACCAGGGCGGGGCCGGAGACCTCTTCGCCAACGAGAACGCCGACGCCCTGGCGACGGCGGCGATCACCCTCCTGCGCGATCCGGCCCGCCGGGCCAGGCTCAGCGCCAGCGGCTCGGCGCACGTCCGCCGCTTCGACTGGTCCACGGTCGGAGCGGACATCCTGGCGGTCTACGAGACGGTCACGGACGGCGCGGCGGCGGTGGCCGAGGACGACCGCAGCACCAGCCTGCGCACCCGCCTGGGCTTCTCCCGCGACACCTCGTCCTGA
- a CDS encoding YebC/PmpR family DNA-binding transcriptional regulator — protein sequence MSGHSKWATTKHKKAVVDAKRGKLFAKLIKNIEVAARMGGADIDGNPTLFDAIQKAKKSSVPNKNIDSAVKRGGGLEAGGADYETIMYEGYGPNGVAVLIECLTDNRNRAASDVRVAMTRNGGSMADPGSVSYLFNRKGVVLLPKGELSEDDVLETVLEAGAEEVNDLGESFEIISEATDMVAVRTALQEAGIDYDSADSNFLPTMQVELDEEGARKIFKLIDALEDSDDVQNVFANFDVSDEVMEKVDA from the coding sequence ATGTCCGGCCACTCTAAATGGGCTACGACGAAGCACAAGAAGGCCGTGGTTGACGCCAAGCGCGGCAAGCTCTTCGCGAAGCTGATCAAGAACATCGAGGTCGCGGCCCGCATGGGCGGCGCGGACATCGACGGCAACCCGACGCTCTTCGACGCCATCCAGAAGGCCAAGAAGAGCTCGGTCCCGAACAAGAACATCGACTCCGCGGTCAAGCGCGGCGGTGGTCTTGAGGCCGGTGGCGCCGACTACGAGACGATCATGTACGAGGGCTACGGTCCGAACGGTGTCGCGGTGCTCATCGAGTGCCTCACCGACAACCGCAACCGCGCCGCCTCCGACGTCCGCGTCGCCATGACCCGCAACGGCGGCTCGATGGCCGACCCGGGCTCGGTCTCGTACCTGTTCAACCGCAAGGGTGTCGTCCTCCTGCCCAAGGGCGAGCTCTCCGAGGACGACGTCCTGGAGACGGTGCTCGAGGCCGGTGCCGAAGAGGTCAACGACCTCGGCGAGAGCTTCGAGATCATCAGCGAGGCCACCGACATGGTCGCCGTCCGTACCGCTCTCCAGGAGGCGGGCATCGACTACGACTCGGCCGACTCCAACTTCCTTCCGACCATGCAGGTCGAGCTGGACGAAGAGGGCGCGCGCAAGATCTTCAAGCTGATCGACGCGCTGGAGGACAGCGACGACGTGCAGAACGTCTTCGCCAACTTCGACGTCTCGGACGAGGTCATGGAGAAGGTCGACGCCTGA
- the pdxS gene encoding pyridoxal 5'-phosphate synthase lyase subunit PdxS — protein MSTLPTSPQSAESAIGTSRVKRGMAEQLKGGVIMDVVNAEQAKIAEDAGAVAVMALERVPADIRKDGGVARMSDPNMIEEIIEAVSIPVMAKSRIGHFVEAQVLQSLGVDYIDESEVLTPADEVNHSDKWAFTTPFVCGATNLGEALRRIAEGAAMIRSKGEAGTGNVVEAVRHLRQIKNEIARLRGYDNNELFAAAKELRAPYELVKEVAELGKLPVVLFSAGGVATPADAALMRQLGAEGVFVGSGIFKSGDPAKRAAAIVKATTFYDDPKIIADASRNLGEAMVGINCDTLPEAERYANRGW, from the coding sequence GTGAGCACGCTTCCCACCTCCCCCCAGTCCGCCGAGTCGGCGATCGGCACCTCGCGCGTCAAGCGCGGCATGGCCGAGCAGCTCAAGGGCGGCGTGATCATGGACGTGGTCAACGCCGAGCAGGCGAAGATCGCCGAGGACGCGGGCGCCGTCGCCGTCATGGCCCTGGAGCGGGTCCCGGCCGACATCCGCAAGGACGGCGGGGTCGCCCGCATGTCCGACCCCAACATGATCGAAGAGATCATCGAGGCCGTCTCCATCCCGGTCATGGCCAAGTCCCGCATCGGCCACTTCGTCGAGGCCCAGGTCCTGCAGTCCCTCGGCGTCGACTACATCGACGAGTCCGAGGTCCTGACCCCGGCCGACGAGGTCAACCACTCCGACAAGTGGGCGTTCACCACCCCCTTCGTCTGCGGCGCCACCAACCTGGGCGAGGCCCTGCGCCGCATCGCCGAGGGCGCGGCCATGATCCGCTCGAAGGGCGAGGCCGGCACCGGCAACGTCGTCGAGGCCGTCCGCCACCTGCGCCAGATCAAGAACGAGATCGCCCGCCTGCGCGGCTACGACAACAACGAGCTGTTCGCCGCCGCCAAGGAGCTGCGCGCGCCGTACGAGCTCGTCAAGGAGGTCGCCGAGCTCGGCAAGCTCCCGGTCGTGCTGTTCTCGGCCGGTGGCGTCGCCACCCCCGCCGACGCCGCGCTGATGCGCCAGCTCGGTGCCGAGGGCGTCTTCGTCGGCTCCGGCATCTTCAAGTCGGGCGACCCGGCCAAGCGCGCCGCCGCCATCGTGAAGGCCACCACCTTCTACGACGACCCGAAGATCATCGCGGACGCCTCCCGCAACCTGGGCGAGGCCATGGTCGGCATCAACTGCGACACCCTCCCCGAGGCCGAGCGCTACGCCAACCGCGGCTGGTAG